The sequence CGCTGTTGGGCGCCACGGTGTTGCTGTGGATGACCGACAGCTGGCACGGCATCGCTCCCGCCTGGATCGGGTTGGCGGCGGCCTGCTTGTGCCTGTTGCCGCGTATCGGGTTTCTCAACGGCGAGCAGTTCGCCGCCGGGGTTAACGTGCGCACCTGCATTTACGTGGCGGGGATCCTGGGGCTGACCGCGCTGGTCAGCCACTCGGGGCTTGGCGATCGGCTGGGCGGTGCGCTGCTGGCGATGATGCCGGATCTGCACGGCAAACCGTTCACCGCGTTCGGTTCGTTGGTGGGGATCACCGCGTTGCTGAATTTCGTGGTGACAGCCAACGGCGTGCCGGCGCTGTTTACCCCGCTGGCGCAGGCGCTGTCCGCGGGCAGCGGCTTGCCGCTGCTGACGGTGCTGATGACCCAGGTGATCGGTTATGCCACGCCGCTGCTGCCGTATCAGGCCTCGCCGATCGTGGTGGCGATGGGGATGGGCAAAGTGCCGGCGCGTGAAGGACTGAAGCTGTGCCTGCTGTTGGCCGCGCTCAGCTTCGTACTGCTGGTGCCGTTGGATTATCTGTGGTTCAGGCTGCTGGGGTGGATCCCGTAAACAGCCCCGCGCCGCCGGCAAAACAATCTTCGTCCAGCGTCAGGGTGGCGATTTTATGCACCGGTCCGCGCATGCTGACCTGAAAATCGCCGCTGAAGGCGATCTGCAGTTCGCCGCCAGGCATCCGCACGCTAACCCGATCGCCGACTCGTCCCAACTTGCGCATCACGCTGGCGGCGGCGCAGCTGCTGCTGCCGGAGGCGAGGGTAAAACCGGCGCCGCGCTCCCAGATGCCGATGCGCAGCGTCTGGCGATCGACCACTTCCACCAGTTGTACATTGGTGCGTTTCGGGAACAGCGGATGGCGTTCAATCTGCGGTCCGAGCCGATGCACCTGCGCCAGATCCAGTTTCTCCACCGGCACGACGCAGTGCGGGTTGCCCATCGACACCAGCGAAACGCTTAACGTCTCCTCCCTCAGGGGCAGGGGATAGTTCAGCGCCTCCGGCAGATCGATCAAGGCCGGCAGCGCCGCCGGGCTGAAATTGGCGCGCCCCATCTCCACGGTTATCTGATGCGCGTCTTCCGCCACTTGGCAACGCACGTCGCCGCCGGCGGTGTGCACCAGAAACGGCTGATGCCCCACGCGCTCGCTGTCGAACAGATATCGCGCGTAGATACGCAGGCCGTTGCCGCTTTTCTCCGCTTCGGAGCCGTCCGGGTTGATGATGCGCAGGGTGGGATTGACGGCGTCGCCGCTGTCGATCAGCAGGCCGTCGGAACCGATGCCGTAATGCGGGTGGCACAGCAGGCGGATCTGTTCCTGGCTCAGACGATCGGCGACCGAACGGTGGCATACCAGGTAGTCGTTGCCCAGGCCGTGATATTTGTGAAACAGCAGGGGGGTCATGTCGTTGCTCGGCTCAGCAAAAAAAGGTTGCTACAGCTTACAACAGAACGTTGGCGTCAAAACAAACAAAAGGCGGCCTGAGCCGCCCTTTTGCACGATTACCTATCTGGCAATTAATTGTAGATGATCGCGGTACCGTGCAGTTTGTTGTCGCCGGTGGTGGCGATGATCTGGAAGGATTTGGCGCCGGCCGCGTCGGCTTTGGCCGCCAGTTTGTTTTCCAGGCTGCTCAGGTCGGAAGCACCGCTGACGGTAACGACGCCGGTTTTTTGCAGATCGGCCGGTTGAGCGTTGACCAGTTCGGCGGCGAAGCTGCCGAAGGAGACGGAGGCCAGTGCGATGGCGGCGATGGTCATTTTCAGGTTTTTCATGGTCTTATTTCCTATCTATGTTCTTTACGATGTTTGTTTTGTAAGGTCGTTAAATTAATTAACGATCGATAATTTAATGTTAGATGCCGGTTTGACGGATTGCAAGTATTTTTTTAATGTTCGTTAATTAATTTTTTTGATGCCCTGGCGTCGGGAGCAGAATTTCTCGCGATCCGCTGGTTTAATGTCTTGTTATTGATAGATTTCTGCGGTTCCATGCAGCTGGTTGTTACCACCGGCGCCGATGATGCGGAAGGATTTGGCACCCGCCTGATCGGCTTTGGCGGCCAGGCTGCTTTCCAGCGAGGTCAGATCGGACGCGCCGCTGACGGTGATGACGCCCACTTTCTGCTGGTCTGCCGGTTGGTTCTGGACTAAATCGGCGGCGAAGCTGCCGAAGGAAACGCTGGCCAGAGTGAGAGCTGCTAAGGTTAATTTTAAGTTTTTCATAATGTTAATTCCTTTCCGATAACGGTGAATAGAGGGTTTTAATCCGCTTCGCTAAATTATCTTAACGATCGATAACTAAATGCTAATCGGTTCTCGACGAAGGCGCAATATTTTTTTATAATGATCGTTAATTTATTTGTGCTAACCCTGCCGTGGAGCGGGATAGGAGAGGAGCGATGAGCATCAATGAAGAGGTTTGCGGCAAGAAAAGCCGCGGCAGACCGAAACAATTTGATCGCGACCGGGCGCTGGAAAGCGCGCTCGATCTGTTCTGGCGGCACGGTTATGAAGCCACCTCGCTGGCCGATCTGGTGGAAGTGACCGGCGCCAAGGCGCCGACGCTGTATGCGGAATTCGGCAACAAGGAAGGAATGTTCCGCGCGGCGGTGGAACGCTATCTGCAAAAATATACCACCTGCACCAACCAACTGTTGGAGCAGGATCTGCCGGTGGCC comes from Serratia sarumanii and encodes:
- the bhsA gene encoding multiple stress resistance protein BhsA is translated as MKNLKMTIAAIALASVSFGSFAAELVNAQPADLQKTGVVTVSGASDLSSLENKLAAKADAAGAKSFQIIATTGDNKLHGTAIIYN
- the bhsA gene encoding multiple stress resistance protein BhsA, which codes for MKNLKLTLAALTLASVSFGSFAADLVQNQPADQQKVGVITVSGASDLTSLESSLAAKADQAGAKSFRIIGAGGNNQLHGTAEIYQ
- the dapF gene encoding diaminopimelate epimerase, giving the protein MTPLLFHKYHGLGNDYLVCHRSVADRLSQEQIRLLCHPHYGIGSDGLLIDSGDAVNPTLRIINPDGSEAEKSGNGLRIYARYLFDSERVGHQPFLVHTAGGDVRCQVAEDAHQITVEMGRANFSPAALPALIDLPEALNYPLPLREETLSVSLVSMGNPHCVVPVEKLDLAQVHRLGPQIERHPLFPKRTNVQLVEVVDRQTLRIGIWERGAGFTLASGSSSCAAASVMRKLGRVGDRVSVRMPGGELQIAFSGDFQVSMRGPVHKIATLTLDEDCFAGGAGLFTGSTPAA